The following coding sequences are from one Sardina pilchardus chromosome 16, fSarPil1.1, whole genome shotgun sequence window:
- the LOC134059587 gene encoding uncharacterized protein LOC134059587 gives MVTSVNRRNRRRGGDALLAGRKNCSGGSVCQKPPALYEEHRGERGQAPGNQPKEVAPDLGIAPVMGARSDEVSHGSVDAGEDKKKQRCKADPSYEVMESRTTERSSEVEEKSKYELMGSYGQQRLPHMDVEGGVFVFPADISTMAERPRVGDGVTYVNIPVSPTSKKQLNYMELELQETSASVRGRSSTKYAQIDITATETAHKVGTQHALGREEGLLKLEQKRRGGLPQ, from the exons ATGGTCACCAGCGTCAACAGAAGGAACAGGAGAAGAGGTGGAGACGCCCTGCTGGCCGGGAGGAAGAACTGCAGTGGCGGAAGCGTGTGCCAGAAACCCCCGGCACTTTACGAAGAGCACAGGGGCGAGAGAGGCCAAGCTCCTGGGAACCAACCCAAGGAAGTGGCCCCTGATCTGGGCATAGCCCCAGTGATGGGTGCCCGTTCGGACGAGGTCAGTCATGGCTCGGTGGATGCTGGGGAAG ATAAAAAGAAGCAGAGGTGCAAAGCTGACCCATCGTACGAGGTCATGGAGTCCAGAACAACGGAGAGGAGTTCAGAG gTTGAAGAGAAGAGCAAGTATGAGCTTATGGGCAGTTACGGTCAGCAGAGGCTTCCTCACATGGACGTAGAAG ggggggtgtttgtgttccCAGCGGACATTTCCACGATGGCCGAGAGACCTCGGGTAGGAGACGGAGTGACCTACGTTAATATTCCTGTGAGCCCCACGTCCAAAAAACAGCTCAATTACATGGAGTTGGAGCTGCAGGAGACCAGTGCTTCAGTCAGAG GGAGAAGCTCCACAAAGTACGCCCAGATCGACATCACGGCCACGGAGACGGCGCACAAGGTGGGCACCCAGCATGCACTGGGGCGGGAGGAGGGGCTGCTGAAGCTGGAGCAGAAGCGGAGAGGCGGGCTGCCGCagtga